One segment of Cololabis saira isolate AMF1-May2022 chromosome 9, fColSai1.1, whole genome shotgun sequence DNA contains the following:
- the cdca2 gene encoding cell division cycle-associated protein 2 isoform X1 has protein sequence MNKMAAVETITAGTKGDEMEKPSTSEEEAPAVLTETSAPLNFSELTPSQFGISVESFKPKSSNHKDKSRLAQMKVRRRSNVGVRGSPETNSLIRFMAQQKMKTLSGSQTTALVKSSPFFPRVASTLRQKMASFQNLMDVEESDACDLLPAQDRDSAGRCVRTMDNLSDGSGGGEKEEKENNPPTTPTPGKRRCRGLQGCSLQITQTLTPCSSLKDQEDSVCELQSAGSLPSDLPAKASSSPSSPVHVSPPSPLEMKPAGEDHTPPKSTVKKKKQVRFGGPLSPELFDKNLPPSTPLQKGGTPARVPTPGWNLHLRSLLKTPQSESQMEQYQPGFHSPGGVGASPTLAWAALCEGDEDEINHGKFVFPPMEDVDSAVTSDAEYVWPLNLNAAFHEESLSQLQTDFSPRDDTKPSKVSQMEVLDESVPAEQQPEECVDVSAPVQRRNRKKAVSEEKPCKETLRSGKRKRKASSLSLQQPEESEPAKRSTRSAAKSACGKMKESSAASRRWNKEVDRSLYGSRSYAAKNPTLSPISERLSFFSQTPAALQTSPVRSPAPNPEIHASPTTADDTQGKVSLAEDSENPSQESVPYPSRGKSRRSGPTVRRGLKMRKFSVPDAEESPDLTGGETEEKTSSSLEVSKGSSPEQCEPGAGEVNTDQLSTQTSADASCTDSGKSESQSPPPAEESGVSNTTKAKAKRGRRSSALKELQNCAKDCVTDENGHVDGAENIQSNAGGRGETEVAGTDLAPWQDDFNFEDVFKPAATRGQRSVRRSLRNRSHMDLSGTGAGLAWMPRLSPEASDARRRTRGRRASAALLVPQPEETQD, from the exons ATGAATAAG ATGGCTGCAGTAGAGACGATCACTGCCGGCACGAAGGGAGACGAGATGGAGAAACCGTCCACGTCAGAGGAAGAAGCACCTGCTGTTTTAACTGAAACCTCAGCCCCCTTGAATTTCTCAGAGCTCACACCGAGTCAGtttggcatctctgttgagagtTTTAAACCCAAATCATCAAACCACAAAG ATAAGTCTCGTCTTGCGCAAATGAAAGTGAGGCGAAGATCCAATGTCGGGGTCCGGGGCTCCCCGGAGACGAATTCCCTCATCCGGTTCATGGCccaacagaagatgaagactcTGTCCGGATCTCAAACGACAGCG CTTGTCAAAAGTAGCCCGTTCTTTCCTCGGGTGGCGTCCACGCTGAGGCAGAAGATGGCCTCTTTCCAGAACCTGATGGATGTGGAGGAGAGCGACGCCTGTGATCTGCTGCCAGCGCAGGACAGAGACTCTGCAGGACGATGCGTCAGGACGATGGATAATCTGTCTG ACGGCAGCGGTGGTGGagagaaggaagagaaggagaacAACCCCCCGACGACGCCCACGCCCGGCAAGAGGAGGTGCCGGGGCCTGCAGGGCTGCAGTCTGCAGATTACACAAACTCTGACGCCTTGCTCAAGTTTGAAGGATCAGGAG GATTCGGTGTGTGAACTTCAAAGCGCCGGCTCACTCCCGTCTGATCTTCCTGCTAAAGCCTCGTCCTCCCCGTCCTCCCCGGTCCACGTCTCCCCTCCTTCTCCACTGGAAATGAAACCCGCAG GAGAGGATCACACCCCCCCCAAATCCACggtgaagaaaaagaagcaggTTCGCTTCGGCGGTCCGCTCTCTCCCGAGCTCTTTGACAAGAACTTGCCCCCCAGCACGCCGTTGCAGAAAGGGGGCACACCGGCCCGGGTTCCCACCCCCGGCTGGAACCTGCACCTACGCTCGTTGCTGAAGACGCCGCAGAGTGAATCCCAGATGGAACAGTATCAGCCGGGCTTTCACAGCCCCGGCGGCGTCGGGGCCTCGCCGACACTCGCATGGGCCGCCCTCTGTGAGGGAGACGAAGATGAAATAAACCACGGAAAG tttgTTTTCCCTCCAATGGAGGACGTTGACTCGGCGGTGACAAGTGATGCAG AATATGTTTGGCCGCTTAATTTAAACGCTGCTTTCCATGAGGAGTCTCTCTCTCAGCTCCAGACAG aCTTTTCTCCGCGTGATGATACGAAACCAAGCAAAGTCTCCCAGATGGAAGTTCTGGATGAATCTGTGCCAGCGGAGCAGCAACCTGAGGAATGTGTGGATGTTTCAGCTCCAGTCCAGCGCAGGAACAGGAAAAAG GCGGTTTCAGAAGAGAAGCCCTGCAAAGAGACTCTGCGCTCCGGCAAGCGGAAGAGAAAG GCCAGTTCTCTGTCGCTGCAGCAGCCGGAGGAGAGTGAACCCGCCAAGAGGTCGACGCGCTCGGCTGCCAAGTCGGCCTGTGGCAAGATGAAG GAATCGTCTGCCGCCAGTCGCCGCTGGAACAAAGAGGTCGACCGCTCCCTGTACGGCTCGCGCTCGTACGCCGCCAAGAATCCCACTCTGAGCCCGATTTCTGAGAGGTTGTCGTTCTTCAGTCAGACTCCCGCAGCGCTGCAGACTTCTCCTGTCAGATCCCCAG CCCCAAATCCAGAGATCCACGCCAGTCCCACGACGGCAGACGACACTCAAGGAAAAGTTTCTCTGGCTGAAGACTCGGAAAACCCTTCACAAGAATCCGTCCCTTATCCTTCGAGAGGGAAGAGCAGGCGGTCTGGTCCAACAGTTAGGAGGGGATTGAAGATGAGAAAGTTCAGTGTTCCCGACGCCGAGGAATCTCCAGACCTGACGGGAGGAGAGACGGAAGAGAAAACCAGTTCCAGCCTGGAGGTTTCAAAGGGATCTTCACCTGAACAATGTGAACCTGGAGCGGGAGAGGTTAACACTGATCAACTTAGTACTCAAACTTCTGCAGACGCCTCCTGCACGGACTCTGGGAAATCAGAATCACAGTCCCCACCTCCTGCAGAAGAATCTGGAGTCTCAAACACGACAAAAGCAAAAGCCAAAAGGGGGAGAAGAAGCTCAGCCCTAAAGGAGCTCCAGAATTGTGCAAAGGATTGTGTCACGGATGAGAACGGACACGTAGACGGAGCTGAGAATATCCAGTCCAACGCCGGAGGCCGGGGAGAGACGGAGGTCGCCGGGACGGACCTGGCCCCCTGGCAGGATGACTTTAACTTTGAGGATGTGTTTAAACCTGCCGCCACTAGAGGGCAGCGCTCCGTGCGCCGCAGCCTGAGGAACCGGAGCCACATGGACCTGAGCGGTACCGGGGCCGGACTGGCCTGGATGCCCCGACTCTCCCCCGAGGCTTCAGACGCTCGGAGGAGAACCCGGGGCCGGCGGGCCAGCGCCGCTCTGCTCGTACCGCAGCCCGAGGAAACACAAGACTGA
- the cdca2 gene encoding cell division cycle-associated protein 2 isoform X2: MNKMAAVETITAGTKGDEMEKPSTSEEEAPAVLTETSAPLNFSELTPSQFGISVESFKPKSSNHKDKSRLAQMKVRRRSNVGVRGSPETNSLIRFMAQQKMKTLSGSQTTALVKSSPFFPRVASTLRQKMASFQNLMDVEESDACDLLPAQDRDSAGRCVRTMDNLSDGSGGGEKEEKENNPPTTPTPGKRRCRGLQGCSLQITQTLTPCSSLKDQEDSVCELQSAGSLPSDLPAKASSSPSSPVHVSPPSPLEMKPAGEDHTPPKSTVKKKKQVRFGGPLSPELFDKNLPPSTPLQKGGTPARVPTPGWNLHLRSLLKTPQSESQMEQYQPGFHSPGGVGASPTLAWAALCEGDEDEINHGKFVFPPMEDVDSAVTSDAEYVWPLNLNAAFHEESLSQLQTDFSPRDDTKPSKVSQMEVLDESVPAEQQPEECVDVSAPVQRRNRKKAVSEEKPCKETLRSGKRKRKQPEESEPAKRSTRSAAKSACGKMKESSAASRRWNKEVDRSLYGSRSYAAKNPTLSPISERLSFFSQTPAALQTSPVRSPAPNPEIHASPTTADDTQGKVSLAEDSENPSQESVPYPSRGKSRRSGPTVRRGLKMRKFSVPDAEESPDLTGGETEEKTSSSLEVSKGSSPEQCEPGAGEVNTDQLSTQTSADASCTDSGKSESQSPPPAEESGVSNTTKAKAKRGRRSSALKELQNCAKDCVTDENGHVDGAENIQSNAGGRGETEVAGTDLAPWQDDFNFEDVFKPAATRGQRSVRRSLRNRSHMDLSGTGAGLAWMPRLSPEASDARRRTRGRRASAALLVPQPEETQD, from the exons ATGAATAAG ATGGCTGCAGTAGAGACGATCACTGCCGGCACGAAGGGAGACGAGATGGAGAAACCGTCCACGTCAGAGGAAGAAGCACCTGCTGTTTTAACTGAAACCTCAGCCCCCTTGAATTTCTCAGAGCTCACACCGAGTCAGtttggcatctctgttgagagtTTTAAACCCAAATCATCAAACCACAAAG ATAAGTCTCGTCTTGCGCAAATGAAAGTGAGGCGAAGATCCAATGTCGGGGTCCGGGGCTCCCCGGAGACGAATTCCCTCATCCGGTTCATGGCccaacagaagatgaagactcTGTCCGGATCTCAAACGACAGCG CTTGTCAAAAGTAGCCCGTTCTTTCCTCGGGTGGCGTCCACGCTGAGGCAGAAGATGGCCTCTTTCCAGAACCTGATGGATGTGGAGGAGAGCGACGCCTGTGATCTGCTGCCAGCGCAGGACAGAGACTCTGCAGGACGATGCGTCAGGACGATGGATAATCTGTCTG ACGGCAGCGGTGGTGGagagaaggaagagaaggagaacAACCCCCCGACGACGCCCACGCCCGGCAAGAGGAGGTGCCGGGGCCTGCAGGGCTGCAGTCTGCAGATTACACAAACTCTGACGCCTTGCTCAAGTTTGAAGGATCAGGAG GATTCGGTGTGTGAACTTCAAAGCGCCGGCTCACTCCCGTCTGATCTTCCTGCTAAAGCCTCGTCCTCCCCGTCCTCCCCGGTCCACGTCTCCCCTCCTTCTCCACTGGAAATGAAACCCGCAG GAGAGGATCACACCCCCCCCAAATCCACggtgaagaaaaagaagcaggTTCGCTTCGGCGGTCCGCTCTCTCCCGAGCTCTTTGACAAGAACTTGCCCCCCAGCACGCCGTTGCAGAAAGGGGGCACACCGGCCCGGGTTCCCACCCCCGGCTGGAACCTGCACCTACGCTCGTTGCTGAAGACGCCGCAGAGTGAATCCCAGATGGAACAGTATCAGCCGGGCTTTCACAGCCCCGGCGGCGTCGGGGCCTCGCCGACACTCGCATGGGCCGCCCTCTGTGAGGGAGACGAAGATGAAATAAACCACGGAAAG tttgTTTTCCCTCCAATGGAGGACGTTGACTCGGCGGTGACAAGTGATGCAG AATATGTTTGGCCGCTTAATTTAAACGCTGCTTTCCATGAGGAGTCTCTCTCTCAGCTCCAGACAG aCTTTTCTCCGCGTGATGATACGAAACCAAGCAAAGTCTCCCAGATGGAAGTTCTGGATGAATCTGTGCCAGCGGAGCAGCAACCTGAGGAATGTGTGGATGTTTCAGCTCCAGTCCAGCGCAGGAACAGGAAAAAG GCGGTTTCAGAAGAGAAGCCCTGCAAAGAGACTCTGCGCTCCGGCAAGCGGAAGAGAAAG CAGCCGGAGGAGAGTGAACCCGCCAAGAGGTCGACGCGCTCGGCTGCCAAGTCGGCCTGTGGCAAGATGAAG GAATCGTCTGCCGCCAGTCGCCGCTGGAACAAAGAGGTCGACCGCTCCCTGTACGGCTCGCGCTCGTACGCCGCCAAGAATCCCACTCTGAGCCCGATTTCTGAGAGGTTGTCGTTCTTCAGTCAGACTCCCGCAGCGCTGCAGACTTCTCCTGTCAGATCCCCAG CCCCAAATCCAGAGATCCACGCCAGTCCCACGACGGCAGACGACACTCAAGGAAAAGTTTCTCTGGCTGAAGACTCGGAAAACCCTTCACAAGAATCCGTCCCTTATCCTTCGAGAGGGAAGAGCAGGCGGTCTGGTCCAACAGTTAGGAGGGGATTGAAGATGAGAAAGTTCAGTGTTCCCGACGCCGAGGAATCTCCAGACCTGACGGGAGGAGAGACGGAAGAGAAAACCAGTTCCAGCCTGGAGGTTTCAAAGGGATCTTCACCTGAACAATGTGAACCTGGAGCGGGAGAGGTTAACACTGATCAACTTAGTACTCAAACTTCTGCAGACGCCTCCTGCACGGACTCTGGGAAATCAGAATCACAGTCCCCACCTCCTGCAGAAGAATCTGGAGTCTCAAACACGACAAAAGCAAAAGCCAAAAGGGGGAGAAGAAGCTCAGCCCTAAAGGAGCTCCAGAATTGTGCAAAGGATTGTGTCACGGATGAGAACGGACACGTAGACGGAGCTGAGAATATCCAGTCCAACGCCGGAGGCCGGGGAGAGACGGAGGTCGCCGGGACGGACCTGGCCCCCTGGCAGGATGACTTTAACTTTGAGGATGTGTTTAAACCTGCCGCCACTAGAGGGCAGCGCTCCGTGCGCCGCAGCCTGAGGAACCGGAGCCACATGGACCTGAGCGGTACCGGGGCCGGACTGGCCTGGATGCCCCGACTCTCCCCCGAGGCTTCAGACGCTCGGAGGAGAACCCGGGGCCGGCGGGCCAGCGCCGCTCTGCTCGTACCGCAGCCCGAGGAAACACAAGACTGA
- the cdca2 gene encoding cell division cycle-associated protein 2 isoform X3 has product MVKTWFKGLLWRLGTLFHFERFQSMRSHELVKSSPFFPRVASTLRQKMASFQNLMDVEESDACDLLPAQDRDSAGRCVRTMDNLSDGSGGGEKEEKENNPPTTPTPGKRRCRGLQGCSLQITQTLTPCSSLKDQEDSVCELQSAGSLPSDLPAKASSSPSSPVHVSPPSPLEMKPAGEDHTPPKSTVKKKKQVRFGGPLSPELFDKNLPPSTPLQKGGTPARVPTPGWNLHLRSLLKTPQSESQMEQYQPGFHSPGGVGASPTLAWAALCEGDEDEINHGKFVFPPMEDVDSAVTSDAEYVWPLNLNAAFHEESLSQLQTDFSPRDDTKPSKVSQMEVLDESVPAEQQPEECVDVSAPVQRRNRKKAVSEEKPCKETLRSGKRKRKASSLSLQQPEESEPAKRSTRSAAKSACGKMKESSAASRRWNKEVDRSLYGSRSYAAKNPTLSPISERLSFFSQTPAALQTSPVRSPAPNPEIHASPTTADDTQGKVSLAEDSENPSQESVPYPSRGKSRRSGPTVRRGLKMRKFSVPDAEESPDLTGGETEEKTSSSLEVSKGSSPEQCEPGAGEVNTDQLSTQTSADASCTDSGKSESQSPPPAEESGVSNTTKAKAKRGRRSSALKELQNCAKDCVTDENGHVDGAENIQSNAGGRGETEVAGTDLAPWQDDFNFEDVFKPAATRGQRSVRRSLRNRSHMDLSGTGAGLAWMPRLSPEASDARRRTRGRRASAALLVPQPEETQD; this is encoded by the exons ATGGTAAAGACGTGGTTCAAGGGTTTGTTATGGAGGCTGGGCACTTTGTTCCATTTTGAACGCTTCCAGTCAATGAGGTCACATGAG CTTGTCAAAAGTAGCCCGTTCTTTCCTCGGGTGGCGTCCACGCTGAGGCAGAAGATGGCCTCTTTCCAGAACCTGATGGATGTGGAGGAGAGCGACGCCTGTGATCTGCTGCCAGCGCAGGACAGAGACTCTGCAGGACGATGCGTCAGGACGATGGATAATCTGTCTG ACGGCAGCGGTGGTGGagagaaggaagagaaggagaacAACCCCCCGACGACGCCCACGCCCGGCAAGAGGAGGTGCCGGGGCCTGCAGGGCTGCAGTCTGCAGATTACACAAACTCTGACGCCTTGCTCAAGTTTGAAGGATCAGGAG GATTCGGTGTGTGAACTTCAAAGCGCCGGCTCACTCCCGTCTGATCTTCCTGCTAAAGCCTCGTCCTCCCCGTCCTCCCCGGTCCACGTCTCCCCTCCTTCTCCACTGGAAATGAAACCCGCAG GAGAGGATCACACCCCCCCCAAATCCACggtgaagaaaaagaagcaggTTCGCTTCGGCGGTCCGCTCTCTCCCGAGCTCTTTGACAAGAACTTGCCCCCCAGCACGCCGTTGCAGAAAGGGGGCACACCGGCCCGGGTTCCCACCCCCGGCTGGAACCTGCACCTACGCTCGTTGCTGAAGACGCCGCAGAGTGAATCCCAGATGGAACAGTATCAGCCGGGCTTTCACAGCCCCGGCGGCGTCGGGGCCTCGCCGACACTCGCATGGGCCGCCCTCTGTGAGGGAGACGAAGATGAAATAAACCACGGAAAG tttgTTTTCCCTCCAATGGAGGACGTTGACTCGGCGGTGACAAGTGATGCAG AATATGTTTGGCCGCTTAATTTAAACGCTGCTTTCCATGAGGAGTCTCTCTCTCAGCTCCAGACAG aCTTTTCTCCGCGTGATGATACGAAACCAAGCAAAGTCTCCCAGATGGAAGTTCTGGATGAATCTGTGCCAGCGGAGCAGCAACCTGAGGAATGTGTGGATGTTTCAGCTCCAGTCCAGCGCAGGAACAGGAAAAAG GCGGTTTCAGAAGAGAAGCCCTGCAAAGAGACTCTGCGCTCCGGCAAGCGGAAGAGAAAG GCCAGTTCTCTGTCGCTGCAGCAGCCGGAGGAGAGTGAACCCGCCAAGAGGTCGACGCGCTCGGCTGCCAAGTCGGCCTGTGGCAAGATGAAG GAATCGTCTGCCGCCAGTCGCCGCTGGAACAAAGAGGTCGACCGCTCCCTGTACGGCTCGCGCTCGTACGCCGCCAAGAATCCCACTCTGAGCCCGATTTCTGAGAGGTTGTCGTTCTTCAGTCAGACTCCCGCAGCGCTGCAGACTTCTCCTGTCAGATCCCCAG CCCCAAATCCAGAGATCCACGCCAGTCCCACGACGGCAGACGACACTCAAGGAAAAGTTTCTCTGGCTGAAGACTCGGAAAACCCTTCACAAGAATCCGTCCCTTATCCTTCGAGAGGGAAGAGCAGGCGGTCTGGTCCAACAGTTAGGAGGGGATTGAAGATGAGAAAGTTCAGTGTTCCCGACGCCGAGGAATCTCCAGACCTGACGGGAGGAGAGACGGAAGAGAAAACCAGTTCCAGCCTGGAGGTTTCAAAGGGATCTTCACCTGAACAATGTGAACCTGGAGCGGGAGAGGTTAACACTGATCAACTTAGTACTCAAACTTCTGCAGACGCCTCCTGCACGGACTCTGGGAAATCAGAATCACAGTCCCCACCTCCTGCAGAAGAATCTGGAGTCTCAAACACGACAAAAGCAAAAGCCAAAAGGGGGAGAAGAAGCTCAGCCCTAAAGGAGCTCCAGAATTGTGCAAAGGATTGTGTCACGGATGAGAACGGACACGTAGACGGAGCTGAGAATATCCAGTCCAACGCCGGAGGCCGGGGAGAGACGGAGGTCGCCGGGACGGACCTGGCCCCCTGGCAGGATGACTTTAACTTTGAGGATGTGTTTAAACCTGCCGCCACTAGAGGGCAGCGCTCCGTGCGCCGCAGCCTGAGGAACCGGAGCCACATGGACCTGAGCGGTACCGGGGCCGGACTGGCCTGGATGCCCCGACTCTCCCCCGAGGCTTCAGACGCTCGGAGGAGAACCCGGGGCCGGCGGGCCAGCGCCGCTCTGCTCGTACCGCAGCCCGAGGAAACACAAGACTGA